A region from the Tsuneonella mangrovi genome encodes:
- a CDS encoding DUF1295 domain-containing protein encodes MIHLLMINAAILVAIVLVLWAISVRIGDVSFVDSFWGTGMALMAIASWLHGPGSHDSALATILLAMTCAWGFRLGIYLYRRWHREGQDPRYERILRKDREKGRFAFAALTKVWLGQAVLLFLVSSPAQAGIIAAGDRPDVPSLALAGIALFLVGIYFEWVGDLQLVRFRADPANAGKVLDSGLWRYTRHPNYFGDACAWWGIWLVAASVSWTVAAWTVVGPLFLTFTLTRWSGKPLLEAGLVRKRPDYAAYVERTSGFIPWPPRKR; translated from the coding sequence ATGATCCACCTGCTGATGATCAATGCGGCGATCCTCGTTGCAATAGTGCTGGTCTTGTGGGCGATTTCGGTGCGCATCGGCGATGTTTCGTTCGTCGACAGCTTCTGGGGCACGGGCATGGCGCTGATGGCAATCGCCAGCTGGCTCCATGGCCCCGGCAGCCACGATAGCGCGCTTGCCACGATCCTGCTGGCGATGACCTGCGCATGGGGCTTCCGCCTCGGCATCTACCTCTATCGCCGCTGGCACCGCGAAGGGCAGGATCCGCGCTACGAACGGATCCTGCGCAAAGACCGCGAGAAGGGGCGCTTCGCGTTTGCCGCGCTGACCAAAGTCTGGCTTGGGCAGGCTGTGCTTCTGTTCCTCGTATCCTCGCCCGCGCAGGCGGGAATCATCGCGGCCGGCGATCGCCCCGACGTGCCATCGCTCGCACTGGCCGGGATCGCGCTTTTCCTCGTCGGCATCTATTTCGAGTGGGTCGGCGACCTGCAGCTGGTTCGCTTCCGCGCCGATCCCGCCAATGCCGGCAAGGTGCTCGACAGCGGACTTTGGCGCTATACCCGCCACCCCAACTATTTCGGCGATGCCTGCGCATGGTGGGGCATCTGGCTGGTGGCAGCATCGGTCAGCTGGACGGTCGCGGCGTGGACCGTCGTCGGGCCGCTGTTCCTGACATTCACGCTCACCCGCTGGTCGGGCAAGCCGCTGCTCGAAGCCGGATTGGTCCGCAAGCGCCCGGACTACGCCGCCTATGTCGAGCGAACCAGCGGGTTCATCCCCTGGCCGCCGCGCAAACGCTGA
- a CDS encoding 1-acyl-sn-glycerol-3-phosphate acyltransferase: MPTQSPRKRTIASRIVRRIIMALYRWKGWKIDGHLPDLPKFVIAGAPHTSNWDFVFFIGATAEEGIEPNFMGKHTLFKGIMRRFMFDMGGIPIDRTKRANYVDQVAEVFAKRDKLALVIAAEGSRTTDGSWKSGFYHIARAANVPIVPAWVCNERMVLGFGPPIWPKGSLGETLLEIAHFMRSKLPDYERFKVLEAQAERLVREGGE; the protein is encoded by the coding sequence TTGCCGACACAGTCGCCACGCAAGCGAACGATCGCCTCGCGCATCGTGCGGCGGATCATCATGGCGCTCTATCGCTGGAAAGGCTGGAAGATCGACGGGCACCTGCCCGACTTGCCCAAGTTCGTCATCGCCGGGGCACCGCACACCTCGAACTGGGATTTCGTGTTTTTCATCGGCGCGACCGCCGAGGAAGGCATCGAGCCGAACTTCATGGGCAAGCACACGCTGTTCAAGGGCATCATGCGCCGTTTCATGTTCGACATGGGCGGGATTCCGATCGACCGGACCAAGCGCGCCAACTACGTCGACCAGGTGGCGGAAGTATTCGCAAAGCGCGACAAGCTCGCACTGGTGATCGCAGCGGAAGGTTCGCGCACCACCGACGGCAGCTGGAAATCGGGTTTCTACCATATCGCCCGCGCAGCCAATGTGCCGATCGTGCCGGCGTGGGTGTGCAACGAACGGATGGTGCTGGGTTTCGGCCCGCCAATCTGGCCCAAGGGCAGCCTCGGCGAGACTCTGCTTGAAATCGCGCACTTCATGCGCTCGAAACTACCCGACTACGAACGCTTCAAGGTGCTCGAAGCGCAGGCCGAGCGACTGGTAAGGGAGGGAGGCGAATGA
- a CDS encoding bifunctional metallophosphatase/5'-nucleotidase — protein sequence MFRQLLAIPLALGLAACATVPPHTASAPPPDQPVTVRIVGINDFHGNLEPLKRPLDLTDGHGGEQTVYAGGAAWFASAVEKTRAQNKDSMVIAAGDLISASPLISSLFLDEPTIGVMNRIGLEYSAVGNHEFDRGWKELKRLQMGGCEKNTLRQPCAVENPYKGAQFEYLAANVEMPDGSTLFPAYAIKRFGSGPDAIAIGVIGLTLRDTANIVSPTGVKGLTFTDEATAINKAVATLETKDVDAIVVAIHQGLVPEPGADFTGCGAISGGLRPILERLDPRVNLVISGHTHRNYVCNFATVDPSRPFIVSQAGYGGTEITDIAMTIDPAKRTVLSITAKNIPVQSPSPAAGPERPLDPNFAAFSPDPKIAAYVAQYAAAARDVTNRPVGKVSGPALKRGYENPLGDLIADAQLAATKDAGAQVAFMNPGGIRSDLMPAADGSVTFGDIYAVQPFGNTLVTENLTGKQLLAMLEQQYANPDGTELANVMSVSKGFTMTLDPSKPIGQRVVSAALGGEPIDPAATYRVTMNSFLASGGDGFTVFEQGTDPVVGPLDVDAMEAYLETPDGKARQLPAGGRVTVLGQ from the coding sequence ATGTTTCGTCAATTGCTCGCGATTCCGCTCGCGCTCGGCCTCGCGGCTTGCGCAACCGTCCCCCCGCACACCGCCAGCGCGCCGCCGCCCGACCAGCCGGTGACGGTGCGGATCGTCGGGATCAACGATTTCCACGGCAACCTCGAGCCGCTGAAGCGCCCGCTCGACCTGACGGACGGGCACGGCGGCGAGCAGACCGTCTATGCCGGCGGTGCGGCGTGGTTCGCCTCGGCGGTCGAGAAGACCCGCGCGCAAAACAAGGATTCGATGGTCATCGCTGCGGGTGACCTGATCAGCGCCAGCCCGCTGATCAGCTCGCTGTTCCTCGACGAGCCGACCATCGGGGTGATGAACCGCATCGGGCTCGAATACAGCGCGGTCGGCAACCACGAATTCGATCGCGGGTGGAAGGAATTGAAGCGCCTGCAGATGGGCGGCTGCGAGAAGAACACGCTGCGCCAGCCGTGCGCGGTCGAAAACCCGTACAAGGGGGCGCAGTTCGAATACCTCGCGGCCAATGTAGAAATGCCCGACGGTTCGACGCTGTTTCCGGCTTACGCGATCAAACGCTTTGGAAGCGGCCCCGACGCAATTGCCATCGGAGTGATCGGGCTGACCTTGCGCGATACCGCCAACATCGTTTCGCCGACGGGTGTGAAGGGCCTGACCTTCACCGACGAGGCGACGGCGATCAACAAGGCGGTCGCGACGCTTGAGACCAAGGACGTCGACGCGATCGTCGTCGCGATCCACCAGGGCCTGGTGCCCGAACCGGGTGCCGACTTTACCGGCTGCGGCGCGATCTCGGGCGGATTGCGGCCGATCCTCGAACGGCTCGACCCGCGGGTGAACCTGGTGATATCCGGGCACACCCACCGCAATTACGTGTGCAACTTCGCGACGGTCGATCCCTCGCGCCCGTTCATTGTCAGCCAGGCCGGCTACGGCGGGACCGAGATCACCGACATCGCGATGACGATCGACCCGGCCAAGCGCACCGTTCTGTCGATTACCGCGAAGAACATTCCGGTCCAGAGCCCCAGCCCGGCCGCCGGGCCGGAGCGCCCGCTCGACCCGAATTTCGCCGCTTTCTCGCCCGATCCGAAGATTGCGGCATATGTCGCCCAGTACGCGGCTGCCGCGCGCGACGTCACCAATCGTCCGGTCGGCAAGGTTTCAGGACCGGCGCTCAAGCGCGGCTACGAAAATCCGCTCGGCGACCTGATTGCCGACGCACAGCTCGCCGCGACGAAGGATGCAGGGGCGCAGGTGGCGTTCATGAACCCAGGCGGGATCCGCTCCGACTTGATGCCCGCAGCCGACGGTTCGGTGACCTTCGGCGATATCTATGCCGTGCAGCCGTTCGGCAACACGCTGGTGACCGAGAACCTGACCGGCAAACAACTGCTTGCCATGCTCGAGCAGCAATACGCCAATCCCGACGGGACCGAACTGGCCAACGTGATGTCGGTATCGAAGGGTTTCACCATGACGCTCGATCCGTCGAAACCGATCGGGCAGCGGGTGGTCAGCGCGGCGCTAGGCGGCGAGCCGATCGATCCGGCGGCGACCTACCGGGTAACCATGAATTCGTTCCTTGCCAGCGGGGGCGACGGGTTCACGGTGTTCGAGCAGGGCACCGATCCGGTGGTCGGTCCGCTCGACGTCGACGCGATGGAAGCCTACCTCGAAACACCCGACGGCAAAGCGCGTCAGCTGCCCGCTGGCGGGCGAGTGACTGTGCTCGGCCAGTAA
- the gyrB gene encoding DNA topoisomerase (ATP-hydrolyzing) subunit B translates to MDENTANTPGNEPKKGEYGADSIKVLKGLDAVRKRPGMYIGDTDDGSGLHHMVFEVSDNAIDEALAGHCDLVLIELNADGSVSVEDNGRGIPVGMHKEEGVSAAEVIMTQLHAGGKFENTSDDNAYKVSGGLHGVGVSVVNALSEWLELTIWRDGKEHWMRFEHGDAVGALKIVGDAPPVASNGDESGLKKGTRVTFMASTETFKNVTEFDFEKLEHRYRELAFLNSGVRILLRDNRGEEPLEHDLFYEGGIAAFVKYLDRNKQPLVPEPISVSADKDGIAIDVALQWNDSYYENVLCFTNNIPQRDGGTHLAAFRAALTRTLNNYASASGLMKKEKVSLSGEDMREGLTGIVSVKLPDPKFSSQTKDKLVSSEVRQPLESLMGEKMTEWLEENPADAKAIVQKIIDAAAAREAARKAREMSRKGAMSVASLPGKLSDCRERDPALCELFLVEGDSAGGSAKSGRDSKYQAILPLRGKILNVERARFDRIISSREVGTLIQAMGTGLRDEFNLEKLRYHKIVIMTDADVDGAHIRTLLLTFFHRQMPEIVKAGHLFIAQPPLFKVSKGRSEVYLKDQGALDRYLVDAGLAGRVLETRGGARSGEDLRTLVEHALRLRNLLAFIPRKYDSGVIEQLALAGALAPGLDRAARQAALEQAEHRLGMGDPEGKWSAELLESGAVHVSRLWRGVTDVHAIDAKFLDSAEARKLDRLASEQADAFTEPAQLVRSGAEPEPETGDDSEGEDEAIVAREGAITRPTELLDAVLVAGRKGLSISRYKGLGEMNAEQLWETTLDPENRALLQVKVEDADVTDEIFTRLMGDVVEPRREFIQDNALNVANLDV, encoded by the coding sequence ATGGACGAGAACACCGCAAACACCCCCGGAAACGAGCCGAAAAAAGGCGAATACGGCGCAGACTCTATCAAGGTCCTCAAGGGCCTCGATGCAGTGCGCAAGCGGCCCGGGATGTATATCGGCGATACCGACGATGGATCGGGCCTTCACCACATGGTGTTCGAGGTGTCCGACAACGCGATCGACGAAGCGCTCGCGGGGCACTGCGACCTGGTGCTGATCGAGCTCAACGCCGATGGTTCGGTTTCGGTCGAAGACAACGGCCGCGGCATCCCGGTCGGGATGCACAAGGAAGAGGGCGTTTCGGCGGCCGAGGTCATCATGACCCAGCTCCACGCGGGCGGCAAGTTCGAGAACACGTCCGACGACAACGCCTACAAAGTGTCGGGCGGGCTTCACGGCGTGGGCGTCTCGGTGGTCAACGCGCTCTCCGAATGGCTCGAGCTGACCATCTGGCGTGACGGTAAGGAGCACTGGATGCGCTTCGAGCACGGCGACGCGGTCGGCGCGCTCAAGATCGTCGGCGATGCCCCGCCGGTTGCCAGCAACGGCGACGAAAGCGGGCTCAAGAAGGGCACCCGCGTGACCTTCATGGCCAGCACCGAGACGTTCAAGAACGTCACCGAGTTCGATTTCGAAAAACTCGAACACCGCTATCGCGAGCTGGCATTCCTCAATTCGGGCGTGCGCATCCTGCTGCGCGATAATCGGGGCGAAGAGCCGCTCGAGCACGACCTGTTCTACGAAGGCGGGATCGCTGCGTTCGTGAAGTACCTCGATCGCAACAAACAGCCGCTGGTGCCCGAGCCGATCTCGGTCAGCGCGGACAAGGACGGCATCGCCATCGACGTCGCGCTGCAGTGGAACGATTCGTACTACGAAAACGTGCTCTGCTTCACCAACAACATCCCCCAGCGCGACGGCGGCACGCACCTCGCCGCGTTCCGCGCCGCGCTCACCCGCACGCTCAACAACTATGCCAGCGCGTCGGGCCTGATGAAGAAGGAAAAGGTCTCCCTTTCGGGCGAAGACATGCGCGAAGGGCTGACCGGGATCGTTTCGGTCAAGCTGCCCGACCCAAAGTTTTCGAGCCAGACGAAGGACAAGCTGGTCAGCTCCGAAGTGCGTCAGCCGCTCGAAAGCCTGATGGGCGAGAAGATGACCGAGTGGCTGGAGGAAAACCCGGCCGACGCCAAGGCCATCGTCCAGAAAATCATCGATGCCGCCGCTGCCCGCGAGGCCGCGCGCAAGGCCCGTGAAATGAGCCGCAAGGGCGCGATGAGCGTCGCCAGCCTGCCCGGCAAGCTCAGCGACTGCCGCGAACGCGATCCCGCGCTGTGCGAGCTGTTCCTGGTCGAGGGCGATTCGGCGGGCGGATCGGCCAAGTCGGGGCGCGACAGCAAGTATCAGGCGATCCTTCCCTTGCGCGGCAAGATCCTCAATGTCGAGCGTGCACGGTTCGACCGGATCATTTCGTCGCGTGAAGTCGGCACGCTGATCCAGGCGATGGGCACGGGCCTGCGCGACGAGTTCAACCTCGAGAAGCTGCGCTATCACAAGATCGTGATCATGACCGACGCGGACGTCGACGGCGCGCATATCCGCACGCTGCTACTCACCTTCTTCCACCGCCAGATGCCCGAGATCGTCAAGGCCGGGCACCTGTTCATCGCCCAGCCGCCGCTGTTCAAGGTGAGCAAGGGCCGCAGCGAGGTCTACCTGAAAGACCAGGGCGCGCTCGATCGCTACCTCGTCGACGCCGGGCTCGCGGGCCGGGTGCTGGAGACGCGCGGCGGCGCGCGCTCGGGCGAGGACCTGCGCACGCTGGTCGAACACGCCTTGCGGCTGCGCAACCTGCTGGCGTTCATTCCGCGCAAGTACGATTCGGGGGTGATCGAACAGCTGGCGTTGGCAGGGGCGCTTGCGCCAGGGCTCGACCGGGCCGCCCGCCAGGCCGCTCTGGAGCAGGCTGAACACCGATTGGGAATGGGTGATCCCGAAGGCAAGTGGTCGGCCGAGCTGCTCGAAAGCGGCGCAGTCCACGTCTCCCGGCTGTGGCGCGGCGTAACCGATGTCCACGCAATCGACGCCAAGTTCCTCGACAGCGCGGAAGCGCGCAAGCTCGACCGGCTGGCTTCGGAACAGGCCGATGCGTTTACCGAACCCGCCCAGCTGGTCCGTAGCGGTGCCGAACCGGAACCCGAAACGGGTGACGACAGCGAAGGCGAGGACGAAGCGATCGTCGCCCGCGAGGGCGCGATCACCCGGCCGACCGAATTGCTCGATGCAGTGCTTGTCGCCGGGCGCAAGGGCCTGTCGATCAGCCGCTACAAGGGGCTGGGCGAGATGAACGCGGAACAGCTATGGGAGACCACGCTCGACCCGGAAAACCGCGCGCTGCTGCAGGTCAAGGTCGAGGATGCCGACGTCACCGACGAGATCTTCACCCGGCTGATGGGCGATGTCGTCGAACCGCGACGGGAGTTCATCCAGGACAACGCGCTCAACGTAGCCAACCTCGACGTGTAG
- a CDS encoding TetR/AcrR family transcriptional regulator, protein MNSIDLSHGDERARLVAVAERLVEERGEAVSIGQVASAAGVPRARVEAHFAEDIELVDAILEEWYADHIKIMEEVLATDLPPKRKMFEFYVRRFRLTRSRYRENPAAFETKCELGANHFTRVESYVDLADHYLCELIAQAQADGAFPGLQIDEALSLINQMVHVYTMPETLVYLDDRLSEAKLATIVDTLFDGLSGEDRGAAGVTRISAA, encoded by the coding sequence GTGAACTCAATCGACCTCAGTCACGGTGACGAGCGTGCGCGCCTGGTGGCGGTAGCCGAACGGCTGGTCGAAGAGCGCGGCGAGGCCGTCTCGATCGGACAGGTCGCCAGTGCCGCCGGTGTGCCGCGGGCGCGGGTCGAGGCACACTTTGCCGAAGATATCGAGCTGGTCGATGCGATCCTCGAGGAATGGTACGCCGACCACATCAAGATCATGGAGGAAGTGCTCGCAACCGACCTTCCGCCCAAGCGCAAGATGTTCGAATTCTACGTCCGCCGGTTCCGGCTGACCCGCTCGCGCTACCGGGAAAACCCGGCAGCTTTCGAGACCAAGTGCGAACTCGGCGCGAACCACTTCACGCGGGTCGAAAGCTATGTCGACCTTGCCGACCACTACCTTTGCGAACTGATCGCACAGGCACAGGCCGATGGCGCGTTCCCCGGTTTGCAGATCGACGAAGCTCTCTCGCTCATCAACCAGATGGTGCATGTCTACACGATGCCCGAAACTCTGGTGTACCTCGATGACCGTTTGAGCGAGGCCAAGCTCGCAACGATCGTCGATACGCTGTTCGACGGGCTTTCTGGCGAAGATCGCGGCGCTGCCGGGGTCACCCGGATCAGCGCGGCCTGA
- a CDS encoding alkylphosphonate utilization protein, with the protein MSDDEEYVYDEVTGEWMPASELAARQAEEDKVEVRDAVGNLLSDGDQVTLIKDLEVKGAGQTLKQGTLIKSIRLTGDPQEIDCKYPGIKGLVLRAEFVKKR; encoded by the coding sequence ATGAGCGACGACGAAGAATACGTTTACGACGAAGTGACCGGCGAATGGATGCCGGCTTCCGAACTGGCCGCGCGGCAAGCCGAAGAGGACAAGGTCGAAGTCCGCGACGCGGTCGGCAACCTGCTGTCGGATGGCGACCAGGTGACGCTGATCAAGGACCTGGAGGTCAAGGGCGCGGGCCAGACGCTCAAGCAGGGCACGCTGATCAAGTCGATCCGCCTCACGGGCGATCCGCAAGAGATCGACTGCAAGTATCCCGGTATCAAGGGCCTCGTCCTGCGCGCCGAGTTCGTGAAGAAGCGTTGA
- a CDS encoding carboxyl transferase domain-containing protein, translating to MTAPVLTSKLDREDPQAKARFAHNKCLADELRARVAEAALGGPEKHRERHVSRGKLLPRDRVERLLDPGSPFLEIGQLAATGMYEGDVNGASMIAGIGRVSGRQAMIVCNDPTVKGGSYYPMTVKKHLRAQEIAQENRLPCIYLVDSGGANLPYQAEVFPDREHFGRIFFNQANMSALGIPQIACVMGSCTAGGAYVPAMSDETVIVREQGTIFLAGPPLVKAATGEEISAEDLGGGDLHAKKSGVVDHLAENDEHALTIVRDIVSHLGANTGAAKDIDLREPRPPKFDPEDLYALIPEDVRAPYDVHEVIARIVDGSEFHEFKAHYGSTLVCGFAHIWGIPVAILANNGVLFSESAQKGAHFIELACQRRIPLLFLQNISGFMVGGKYEAEGIAKHGAKLVTAVATATVPKITVVIGGSFGAGNYGMAGRAYSPRFLFTWPNARISVMGGEQAASVLATVHRDADKWTPEEAEAFKAPIRQKYEDEGNPYYATARLWDDGVVDPVQTRDVLGLAFAATLEAPIAERPAFGVFRM from the coding sequence ATGACTGCACCCGTCCTCACCTCCAAACTCGACCGCGAAGATCCGCAAGCAAAGGCGCGGTTCGCGCACAACAAGTGCCTTGCGGACGAGTTGCGCGCACGGGTTGCCGAAGCCGCGCTTGGCGGGCCGGAGAAGCATCGCGAGAGGCACGTTTCGCGCGGCAAGTTGCTCCCGCGCGATCGGGTCGAGCGGCTGCTCGATCCGGGCTCGCCGTTCCTCGAGATCGGCCAGCTCGCCGCTACGGGCATGTACGAGGGCGACGTCAACGGCGCTTCGATGATCGCCGGGATCGGGCGTGTCTCAGGCCGGCAGGCGATGATCGTGTGCAACGATCCCACGGTGAAGGGTGGCAGCTACTACCCGATGACGGTCAAGAAGCACCTGCGCGCGCAGGAGATCGCGCAGGAGAACCGTCTGCCGTGCATCTACCTGGTCGATAGCGGCGGCGCGAACCTGCCCTACCAGGCCGAGGTATTCCCCGACCGCGAGCACTTCGGGCGAATCTTCTTCAACCAGGCGAACATGTCCGCGCTCGGCATCCCGCAGATCGCCTGCGTTATGGGCAGCTGCACTGCGGGCGGTGCTTACGTGCCCGCGATGTCCGACGAGACGGTGATTGTGCGCGAGCAGGGGACGATCTTCCTTGCCGGTCCGCCGCTGGTGAAGGCCGCGACGGGCGAAGAAATCAGCGCCGAGGATCTGGGCGGGGGCGACCTGCACGCGAAGAAATCGGGCGTGGTCGACCACCTGGCCGAAAACGACGAACACGCGCTCACCATCGTGCGCGACATCGTGTCGCATCTCGGCGCGAACACCGGCGCTGCGAAAGACATCGATCTGCGCGAACCGCGCCCGCCAAAGTTCGACCCCGAAGACCTCTACGCCCTCATCCCCGAAGACGTGCGCGCACCCTATGACGTGCACGAAGTGATCGCCCGGATCGTCGACGGCAGCGAGTTCCACGAGTTCAAGGCGCACTACGGCTCCACGCTGGTGTGCGGCTTCGCGCACATCTGGGGGATACCGGTGGCGATCCTCGCCAACAACGGCGTGCTGTTTTCCGAAAGCGCGCAGAAGGGCGCACATTTCATCGAGCTTGCCTGCCAGCGCCGTATCCCACTGCTGTTCCTGCAGAACATCTCGGGCTTCATGGTTGGCGGCAAGTACGAGGCGGAAGGGATCGCCAAACACGGCGCGAAGCTGGTGACCGCGGTTGCTACCGCCACCGTTCCCAAGATCACCGTGGTGATCGGCGGCAGCTTCGGCGCGGGCAATTACGGGATGGCGGGCCGTGCCTATAGCCCGCGCTTCCTGTTCACCTGGCCCAATGCGCGCATCAGTGTGATGGGCGGCGAGCAGGCCGCATCGGTCCTTGCGACCGTCCACCGCGACGCGGACAAATGGACGCCGGAAGAAGCCGAGGCGTTCAAGGCCCCGATCCGCCAGAAGTACGAAGACGAAGGCAATCCCTACTACGCCACCGCGCGGCTGTGGGACGACGGAGTGGTGGACCCGGTGCAGACCCGCGACGTGCTCGGCCTCGCGTTCGCCGCGACGCTCGAAGCGCCGATCGCCGAGCGCCCCGCCTTCGGGGTTTTTCGGATGTAA
- a CDS encoding isovaleryl-CoA dehydrogenase, whose amino-acid sequence MRATPDFDFQLGEAAEMIRESVSRFADEQIAPLAEKADRDDWFPRDELWTAMGDLGLHGITVEEEWGGLGLGYLEHVIAVEEVSRASASIGLSYGAHSNLCVNQIRRWGNDEQKAKYLPKLISGEHVGSLAMSEASAGSDVVSMKLKADAVQGGFVLNGTKFWITNATCADTLVVYAKTDGHAGSRGITAFLIEKDMPGFSIGQKIDKMGMRGSPTAELVFDDCEVPEENVMGPLNGGVGVLMSGLDYERVVLAGLQLGIMQACLDTVIPYLRERKQFGKPIGSFQLMQAKVADMYVALQSARAYTYAVAKACDAGQTTRFDAAGTILLASENAFKVAAEAVQALGGAGYTKDWPVERYLRDAKLLDIGAGTNEIRRMLIGRELIGAAG is encoded by the coding sequence TTGCGCGCAACCCCCGATTTCGATTTCCAGCTCGGCGAAGCGGCCGAAATGATCCGCGAAAGCGTCAGTCGGTTTGCCGACGAGCAGATTGCTCCGCTGGCCGAGAAGGCCGACCGCGACGACTGGTTCCCGCGCGACGAACTCTGGACCGCAATGGGCGATCTGGGCCTCCACGGGATTACCGTGGAAGAAGAATGGGGCGGGCTTGGCCTCGGCTATCTCGAACACGTGATCGCGGTCGAGGAAGTCAGCCGCGCAAGCGCCAGCATCGGCCTCAGCTACGGCGCGCATTCGAACCTGTGCGTCAACCAGATCCGCCGCTGGGGCAACGACGAGCAGAAGGCGAAATACCTGCCCAAGTTGATCAGCGGCGAGCACGTCGGTTCGCTCGCCATGAGCGAGGCCAGCGCAGGCTCGGACGTTGTTTCGATGAAGCTCAAGGCCGACGCGGTGCAAGGCGGTTTCGTGCTCAACGGCACCAAGTTCTGGATCACCAACGCGACATGTGCCGATACGCTGGTGGTCTATGCCAAGACCGACGGCCACGCCGGATCGCGCGGGATCACCGCGTTCCTGATCGAGAAGGACATGCCCGGCTTTTCCATCGGGCAGAAGATCGACAAGATGGGAATGCGCGGCAGCCCCACCGCCGAGCTGGTGTTCGACGATTGCGAAGTCCCCGAAGAAAACGTGATGGGGCCACTCAACGGCGGGGTCGGCGTGCTGATGAGCGGATTGGATTACGAGCGCGTGGTGCTCGCGGGCCTTCAGCTCGGGATTATGCAGGCCTGCCTCGACACCGTCATCCCCTACCTGCGCGAGCGCAAGCAGTTCGGCAAACCGATCGGCTCTTTCCAGCTGATGCAGGCCAAGGTCGCGGACATGTATGTCGCGCTGCAATCGGCGCGCGCCTACACCTACGCCGTCGCCAAGGCGTGCGACGCAGGCCAGACCACCCGGTTCGACGCAGCGGGCACGATCCTGCTGGCGAGCGAGAACGCGTTCAAGGTCGCCGCCGAAGCGGTGCAGGCGCTGGGCGGAGCGGGCTATACCAAGGACTGGCCGGTGGAGCGTTACCTGCGTGACGCCAAACTGCTCGACATCGGTGCGGGGACCAACGAGATCCGCCGGATGCTGATCGGTCGCGAGTTGATCGGAGCAGCGGGATGA